From a region of the Dickeya poaceiphila genome:
- the rbsK gene encoding ribokinase, which translates to MKSGKLVVLGSINADHILNLTQFPRPGETVIGKQYGVAFGGKGANQAVAAGRSGADIEFIACVGADDIGERIRQQLIRDRIDVSAVEAIPDQTTGVALIFVNGEAENIIGIHAGANAAVTPDYLHRYQQKIVDASALLMQLESPLETVMAAARLAHDSGTKVILNPAPACLLPDELLSLVDMITPNETEAHILTGVTVETEDDAQRAAQVLHDKGISTVLITLGSRGVWLSEQGKGQRIPGFRVKAVDTIAAGDTFNGALVTALLEARPMEAAVKFAHAAAAIAVTRHGAQPSVPWREEIDAFLNTQE; encoded by the coding sequence ATGAAATCAGGCAAGCTGGTAGTCTTGGGAAGTATCAATGCGGACCATATTTTGAATCTGACTCAGTTTCCCCGCCCAGGTGAAACAGTGATCGGTAAACAGTATGGTGTGGCATTCGGCGGCAAAGGCGCCAACCAGGCGGTGGCTGCCGGGCGAAGTGGTGCTGATATCGAGTTTATCGCTTGTGTTGGGGCGGATGATATCGGCGAGCGTATTCGTCAGCAATTGATCCGAGATCGAATCGATGTTTCTGCTGTCGAAGCGATTCCCGACCAGACTACCGGTGTGGCGCTAATTTTCGTTAACGGTGAAGCAGAAAACATAATTGGTATTCATGCGGGAGCCAATGCGGCTGTGACGCCTGATTACCTGCATCGTTATCAGCAGAAAATTGTTGACGCATCCGCGTTGTTGATGCAGTTGGAATCACCGCTGGAAACGGTGATGGCTGCTGCTCGTCTGGCGCATGACAGTGGTACTAAAGTTATCCTCAATCCGGCACCAGCCTGTTTACTGCCTGATGAATTATTGTCGCTGGTGGATATGATCACGCCGAATGAAACTGAGGCTCATATCCTAACCGGTGTGACGGTCGAAACCGAAGATGATGCGCAACGGGCCGCACAGGTACTACATGATAAGGGAATCTCGACCGTACTGATTACGCTGGGGAGCCGTGGCGTCTGGTTGAGCGAACAGGGCAAAGGGCAACGTATTCCCGGTTTCCGCGTAAAAGCGGTCGATACCATCGCTGCTGGCGATACATTTAATGGTGCGCTGGTCACGGCTTTGCTGGAGGCGCGTCCCATGGAGGCTGCAGTTAAATTCGCTCATGCAGCGGCAGCTATCGCAGTGACTCGGCATGGTGCCCAGCCTTCAGTTCCCTGGCGTGAAGAGATAGATGCCTTCCTGAATACACAGGAGTGA
- the rbsR gene encoding ribose operon transcriptional repressor RbsR, producing the protein MSTMKDVARLAGVSTSTVSHVINDNRYVSDAIRDRVMKAVEQLNYAPSALARSLKINQTRTIGMLLTASSNPFYAEVVRGVERCCYERGYSLILCNTEGDHHRLSRSLETLLQKRVDGLLLMCTESHMPSPDIIRRYPSIPVVMMDWAPFEGNSDVIKDNSLQGGEMATHYLISQGYRKIACIAGPQDKTTAHNRLEGYRKAMHRSGLSILPGYEVVGDFEFEAGFRAMQQLLALPERPDAVFTSNDAMAVGVYRALYEAGLSIPDDMAVVGYDDIELARYLSPPLTTIHQPKGELGELAIDTLLHRLEHPDAEHNVLVLTPELIVRNSVGKINA; encoded by the coding sequence TTGTCGACGATGAAAGACGTGGCCCGTCTGGCCGGGGTATCCACATCAACGGTTTCTCATGTCATCAACGATAACCGCTATGTCAGCGATGCGATTCGTGACCGGGTAATGAAAGCGGTTGAGCAGCTTAACTACGCGCCGTCTGCTCTGGCGCGTAGCCTTAAAATCAACCAGACTCGAACCATCGGTATGTTGCTGACGGCAAGTAGCAACCCGTTTTATGCTGAAGTTGTACGCGGTGTAGAACGCTGTTGTTACGAAAGAGGCTACAGCCTGATTCTGTGTAATACCGAAGGTGATCACCATCGTTTGAGTCGCAGTCTGGAAACATTGCTGCAAAAACGGGTGGATGGGTTGTTGCTGATGTGTACTGAAAGCCACATGCCTTCACCCGATATTATTCGCCGTTACCCTTCTATTCCTGTTGTAATGATGGATTGGGCGCCTTTTGAAGGTAATAGCGATGTCATCAAAGATAATTCGCTGCAAGGCGGTGAGATGGCTACTCACTACCTGATTTCTCAGGGTTACCGCAAAATCGCTTGTATCGCTGGTCCACAGGATAAAACCACCGCACATAATCGTCTGGAAGGCTATCGTAAAGCGATGCATCGGTCAGGGTTGTCTATTCTTCCAGGCTATGAGGTGGTTGGCGATTTCGAGTTTGAAGCCGGTTTTCGTGCTATGCAGCAATTACTGGCGTTGCCGGAGCGTCCTGATGCTGTGTTTACCAGTAATGATGCTATGGCAGTAGGGGTCTATCGTGCTTTGTACGAGGCTGGGTTATCCATACCAGACGATATGGCCGTTGTTGGTTATGACGATATCGAACTGGCGCGTTACCTGTCTCCACCATTAACGACAATTCATCAGCCTAAAGGTGAATTGGGCGAACTGGCGATTGATACCCTGCTTCACCGGCTGGAACACCCAGATGCGGAACATAATGTACTGGTGTTGACTCCGGAGCTGATCGTTCGGAATTCGGTCGGTAAAATAAATGCGTGA
- the rbsB gene encoding ribose ABC transporter substrate-binding protein RbsB: MNLKKIATLVSAVALSATVSANAMAKDTIALVVSTLNNPFFVSLKDGAQKEANKLGYDLVVLDSQNNPAKELSNVQDLTVRGTKLLLINPADSNAVGNAVKLANQAKIPVITLDRVAASGEVVSHVASDNAFGGKVAGDFIAKKLGEGAKVIQLEGLAGTSAARERGAGFMKSAEKNKFNMLASQPADFDRTKGLNVMQNLLTAHADVKAVFAQNDEMALGALRALQTAGRDDVLVVGFDGTADGVKAVESGKMAATVAQRPEQIGIIGVETADKVLKGEKVQPVIPVDLKLVTKQ, translated from the coding sequence ATGAATTTGAAGAAGATTGCTACTCTGGTTTCCGCTGTCGCGTTGAGTGCCACTGTCAGTGCCAATGCGATGGCGAAGGATACCATTGCTCTTGTTGTTTCCACGCTGAATAACCCGTTCTTTGTGTCGCTCAAAGATGGCGCGCAGAAAGAAGCGAACAAACTGGGCTATGACCTGGTCGTGCTTGATTCCCAGAACAACCCAGCTAAAGAACTTTCTAATGTGCAGGATCTGACGGTTCGCGGTACCAAGCTGCTGTTGATCAACCCGGCTGACTCCAACGCGGTAGGCAATGCGGTGAAACTGGCTAATCAGGCTAAAATTCCGGTTATCACTCTGGACCGTGTTGCTGCCAGCGGCGAAGTCGTTAGCCATGTCGCATCCGACAACGCCTTCGGCGGTAAGGTTGCTGGCGACTTCATCGCTAAAAAGCTGGGTGAAGGCGCTAAAGTGATCCAACTGGAAGGTCTGGCGGGTACGTCTGCCGCCCGTGAGCGTGGCGCCGGTTTCATGAAGTCTGCCGAGAAAAATAAATTTAACATGCTGGCGAGCCAGCCTGCTGATTTTGACCGTACTAAAGGTCTGAATGTGATGCAGAACCTGCTGACTGCTCATGCTGACGTCAAAGCGGTATTCGCTCAAAACGACGAAATGGCGCTGGGTGCTCTGCGTGCCCTGCAGACAGCCGGTCGTGACGATGTCCTTGTGGTTGGATTTGACGGCACTGCTGACGGCGTGAAAGCGGTAGAAAGCGGCAAAATGGCGGCTACTGTGGCCCAGCGTCCTGAACAGATCGGTATTATCGGCGTTGAAACCGCTGACAAGGTTCTGAAAGGCGAAAAAGTACAGCCTGTCATCCCTGTTGACCTGAAACTGGTTACCAAACAATAA
- the rbsC gene encoding ribose ABC transporter permease, translating into MSSQTITAKRWFSKEWLMEQKSLIALLILIAVVSSMSPNFFTLNNLFNILQQTSVNAIMAVGMTLVILTSGIDLSVGSLLALTGAIAASIVGLEINALVAVFASLALGAAIGAGTGIVIAKGRVQAFIATLVMMLLLRGVTMVYTNGSPINTGFSDAADALGWFGIGRPLGIPTPIWIMAVVFLATWYMLHHTRIGRYIYALGGNEAATRLSGINVDRVKVVVYSLCGLLSALAGIIEVARLSSAQPTAGTGYELDAIAAVVLGGTSLSGGKGRVVGTLIGALILGFLNNGLNLLGVSSYYQMIVKAVVILLAVLVENKGSK; encoded by the coding sequence ATGAGTTCTCAAACTATCACAGCAAAGCGCTGGTTCAGCAAAGAGTGGCTGATGGAGCAAAAATCATTGATCGCCCTGCTGATTCTTATCGCTGTGGTGTCTTCAATGAGTCCCAACTTTTTTACCCTGAATAACCTGTTCAATATCCTGCAACAGACTTCGGTGAACGCCATCATGGCGGTGGGAATGACGCTGGTGATCCTCACCTCCGGTATCGATTTGTCGGTAGGGTCATTGCTGGCGCTGACCGGTGCCATAGCGGCTTCCATCGTCGGGTTGGAGATCAATGCGCTGGTGGCAGTCTTCGCCTCGCTGGCACTGGGTGCGGCTATTGGAGCCGGTACCGGCATTGTGATTGCCAAAGGGCGGGTGCAAGCGTTTATTGCTACGCTGGTGATGATGCTGCTGCTACGCGGCGTGACCATGGTGTATACCAACGGTAGCCCGATCAATACCGGTTTTTCCGATGCGGCGGATGCGTTAGGGTGGTTTGGCATTGGGCGCCCTCTGGGCATCCCTACGCCAATCTGGATCATGGCGGTGGTATTTCTGGCAACCTGGTACATGCTGCACCATACCCGCATTGGTCGCTACATCTATGCGCTGGGAGGCAATGAAGCGGCAACTCGTCTTTCCGGTATCAACGTTGATCGAGTGAAAGTGGTGGTTTATTCGTTGTGTGGTTTGTTGTCGGCATTGGCGGGAATTATCGAAGTGGCTCGCCTGTCCTCAGCACAACCCACGGCAGGGACAGGTTATGAGCTGGATGCCATTGCGGCGGTGGTGCTGGGTGGCACAAGTTTGTCAGGTGGTAAAGGACGCGTGGTGGGAACATTAATCGGCGCCTTGATTTTGGGGTTTCTGAATAATGGGCTTAACCTATTAGGTGTTTCTTCTTACTACCAGATGATCGTCAAGGCAGTGGTTATTTTGTTGGCGGTTTTGGTAGAGAACAAAGGCAGTAAATAA